The sequence CCCGCGTCGGCATCGCCGCCCGCCGGGTCGTCGTCACCGGCGGGGACGAGATCGAGATCGCCGTGACCGACCAGGGCATCGGCATCTCCGAGACAGACCGGGAACGGGTCTTCGAACGCTTCTACCGCGTCGACCCGGCCCGCTCGCGCGCCACCGGTGGCACGGGTCTCGGCCTGGCCATCGTCAAGCACGTGGCCGCCTCGCACGGCGGGGAGGTCACCGTGTGGAGCTCGGAGGGACAGGGCTCCACCTTCACCCTGCGGCTGCCCGAAGCGGGCTCCGCGCGGGACCGGGACCGCCCGTCGGGCGGCCCGCTCATCGTCAACGGCGACGAGGCGCCCGGCCCGGACACCGCACCCGACACTTCTGAACCATTCCCTGCCCCGGAGGCCCTTCCGTGACCCGAGTGCTTGTCGTCGAGGATGAGGAATCCTTCAGCGACGTCCTGTCCTACATGCTCCGCAAGGAAGGCTTCGAGGTCGCCATCGCGGCCACCGGACCCGACGGCCTGGACGAGTTCGAGCGCAACGGCGCCGACCTCGTGCTTCTCGACCTGATGCTGCCGGGACTGCCCGGCACCGAGGTCTGCCGGCAGCTGCGCAGCAGGTCCAACGTCCCCGTGATCATGGTCACCGCCAAGGACAGCGAGATCGACAAGGTCGTCGGCCTGGAGATAGGGGCCGACGACTACGTCACCAAGCCCTTCTCCTCGCGCGAGCTCGTCGCCCGCATCCGCGCGGTGCTGCGCCGGCGCGGGGAGCCCGAGGAGGTCACCCCGGCCGCCCTGGAGGCCGGACCGGTCCGCATGGACGTGGACCGGCACGTCGTCACCGTCTCCGGCGCCAAGGTCG comes from Streptomyces sp. Mut1 and encodes:
- a CDS encoding response regulator transcription factor, which gives rise to MTRVLVVEDEESFSDVLSYMLRKEGFEVAIAATGPDGLDEFERNGADLVLLDLMLPGLPGTEVCRQLRSRSNVPVIMVTAKDSEIDKVVGLEIGADDYVTKPFSSRELVARIRAVLRRRGEPEEVTPAALEAGPVRMDVDRHVVTVSGAKVDLPLKEFDLLEMLLRNAGRVLTRMQLIDRVWGADYVGDTKTLDVHVKRLRAKIEPDPGAPRFLVTVRGLGYKFEP